One window of the Spirochaetia bacterium 38H-sp genome contains the following:
- a CDS encoding glycerate kinase, with translation MKHRENALKIFDRAVEAVNPYSLVKESLLRENNELVFSGIGDNLRVDLSEYERVFLVAVGKAACPMAKAAGEVLSDRLTEAIVVTKYDHLMPIKDLRVIEAAHPIPDNKSQEAARAVIELAEKASEDTLVIFLISGGASSLLALPLSTEYVSLGLEDIKATTSTLLACGARIDEINCIRKHLSAIKGGRLAQAVYPARFVSLILSDVIGDPISSIASGPTVPDESSWQDALDIVDKYSIRNSLPVSVVKLLEAGSRGDIKDTPSGEDECFKNGKSMIIGNNLRALLAAKKEAIHLGYEVMLLTDSIAGEASQLGLFFASLALGYNKDKAFDKPVCFIAGGESTVTIRGRGKGGRNQEIALSFAISLAEKEIYRDFAFLSGATDGNDGPTDAAGGIIDRNVVDFIKKEYTLMSSMLYDNNSYYALQKAGALLITGPTNTNVCDVQILLIDA, from the coding sequence ATGAAACATAGAGAGAATGCCCTAAAAATTTTTGATAGAGCTGTGGAAGCTGTAAACCCCTACTCGCTTGTCAAGGAGTCATTGCTCAGAGAGAACAATGAGCTTGTATTCTCAGGCATAGGGGATAACCTGCGTGTAGATCTGTCTGAGTATGAACGTGTGTTTCTTGTTGCAGTCGGTAAGGCAGCCTGCCCCATGGCAAAGGCGGCAGGAGAGGTTCTGTCAGACAGACTGACAGAGGCCATCGTCGTGACCAAATACGACCATCTTATGCCGATTAAAGACTTGAGAGTAATTGAGGCTGCACATCCAATACCAGATAACAAAAGCCAAGAAGCAGCAAGGGCTGTTATAGAGCTTGCTGAGAAGGCATCGGAGGATACACTTGTCATTTTTCTCATATCCGGCGGTGCATCCAGCTTGCTGGCACTCCCTTTGAGCACGGAGTATGTTTCTCTTGGTCTTGAGGATATCAAGGCCACAACCTCGACACTTCTTGCATGCGGTGCCAGAATAGACGAGATAAATTGCATAAGAAAACATCTGTCTGCAATCAAGGGCGGAAGACTTGCACAGGCTGTGTACCCTGCCAGGTTTGTAAGCCTTATACTGTCGGATGTTATAGGAGACCCTATTTCTTCCATAGCATCAGGACCTACAGTACCTGATGAAAGCAGCTGGCAGGATGCTCTTGACATTGTGGATAAATATTCTATCAGAAATTCTCTTCCCGTATCCGTTGTAAAACTTCTTGAGGCGGGAAGCCGGGGAGACATAAAGGATACCCCATCTGGGGAAGATGAGTGCTTTAAAAATGGGAAAAGCATGATTATAGGCAATAATCTAAGGGCATTGCTCGCTGCAAAGAAAGAGGCCATCCATCTGGGGTATGAGGTTATGCTTCTTACGGACAGCATTGCAGGAGAGGCCTCACAGCTTGGGCTTTTCTTTGCATCACTTGCATTGGGCTATAACAAGGATAAGGCATTTGATAAGCCTGTGTGTTTTATTGCAGGTGGAGAGAGTACTGTAACCATAAGAGGCAGGGGCAAGGGTGGCAGAAATCAGGAGATAGCGCTCTCCTTTGCCATCAGTCTAGCAGAAAAAGAGATATATAGGGATTTTGCTTTTCTGTCTGGAGCAACTGACGGTAATGACGGTCCAACGGATGCAGCAGGAGGCATAATAGACAGGAATGTCGTAGATTTTATAAAGAAAGAATATACTTTGATGAGCTCCATGCTGTATGATAACAATTCTTACTATGCTTTACAAAAAGCAGGGGCTCTGCTTATAACAGGCCCCACCAATACCAATGTCTGCGATGTACAGATTCTTCTTATCGACGCATAA
- a CDS encoding nitroreductase family protein: protein MKSKEILSEIEQRRAYRALAEKPIEQDVLDRLLSAAVLAPSCMNKQPWRFLLVTEDAEREKVADSLTRGNYWAKKAPAYVLVITSLELDCKLPRNREYALFDTGMAVMNLLLQATKEGLYAHPMAGFDADKLAESMGIFDEFILVTVIALGWPGSTESLGEQHLTMESAPRDRKPIESVVFKNKWDNDKAKKVQ from the coding sequence ATGAAAAGCAAAGAAATCTTATCAGAAATAGAACAAAGAAGAGCCTATAGAGCTCTGGCGGAAAAGCCTATAGAGCAGGATGTGCTTGATAGACTTCTCTCTGCGGCAGTTCTTGCACCCTCGTGCATGAATAAGCAGCCTTGGCGATTTTTACTTGTTACAGAGGATGCTGAGAGAGAAAAGGTCGCGGACAGCCTTACTAGAGGAAACTACTGGGCAAAAAAGGCACCAGCCTATGTTCTTGTGATTACTTCTCTGGAACTTGACTGCAAGCTGCCACGCAACAGAGAATATGCACTCTTTGATACAGGAATGGCGGTCATGAATCTTCTTCTGCAAGCAACAAAAGAAGGTCTTTATGCACACCCCATGGCAGGTTTTGATGCGGATAAACTTGCAGAGAGTATGGGAATTTTTGATGAGTTTATCCTTGTTACAGTCATAGCCCTTGGATGGCCTGGGAGCACTGAAAGTCTTGGAGAGCAGCACCTTACAATGGAAAGTGCTCCCCGTGACAGAAAACCCATAGAATCGGTTGTTTTTAAAAACAAGTGGGATAACGATAAAGCAAAAAAAGTACAATAA
- a CDS encoding riboflavin synthase: MIYPICVLCYYFISTEAVLFTGLVREVGIVRSIRKTGDSYKIAVSAVGIFSELAIGDSVAVNGACLTVTALDNGVFTADISYETARRTTLGELRAGDYVNLEPALRLTDRLGGHIVSGHVDGVGVLEKKQIRDDSVYLAFSAPSALLRYIVEKGSVCVDGISLTVADRLAAGFSVVVIPHTLSETTLKNCAPGRKVNLECDIIAKYVEALMPSGRGSGLTIERLRELGF, encoded by the coding sequence ATGATTTACCCTATATGTGTTTTGTGTTATTATTTTATTAGTACGGAGGCTGTTTTGTTTACAGGTCTTGTAAGAGAAGTTGGTATTGTAAGGTCCATAAGAAAAACGGGTGACTCATATAAGATTGCAGTATCCGCTGTGGGGATTTTCTCCGAGCTTGCTATAGGAGATAGTGTTGCGGTAAATGGCGCTTGTCTTACTGTTACTGCTCTTGATAATGGTGTTTTTACAGCTGATATTAGCTATGAGACTGCCAGAAGAACTACTCTTGGAGAGCTTAGAGCCGGAGATTATGTCAATCTGGAACCTGCTCTAAGGCTGACAGACAGACTTGGAGGGCATATCGTCTCCGGTCATGTTGATGGGGTGGGTGTGCTAGAAAAAAAGCAGATAAGGGATGATTCGGTTTATCTTGCTTTTTCTGCACCTTCCGCGCTCTTGAGATATATAGTTGAGAAAGGTTCTGTTTGTGTTGATGGTATAAGTCTTACCGTTGCAGATAGGCTTGCTGCGGGATTTTCTGTTGTGGTTATCCCTCACACCCTGTCCGAGACAACTCTCAAAAATTGTGCTCCCGGCAGGAAGGTCAATCTAGAGTGCGATATTATTGCCAAATATGTAGAGGCTCTTATGCCCTCCGGCAGAGGATCTGGTCTTACGATTGAGAGACTTAGGGAGCTAGGATTCTAG